A portion of the Roseovarius sp. SCSIO 43702 genome contains these proteins:
- a CDS encoding heavy-metal-associated domain-containing protein produces MKKTLLATALMLAPAMSLADEAETRLHVTGLTCPSCSYIVASALKKVETVKIAEFTEGEAKDGTYLLQYDDAVIDPEALIAAVTGVGYGASLVAGGGS; encoded by the coding sequence ATGAAAAAAACCCTTCTTGCCACAGCTCTGATGCTGGCCCCTGCGATGTCGCTGGCGGACGAGGCCGAGACCAGGCTGCACGTCACCGGGCTAACCTGCCCTTCATGTAGCTACATCGTCGCCAGCGCTCTAAAAAAAGTAGAAACCGTCAAGATCGCCGAGTTCACCGAGGGCGAGGCCAAGGACGGCACTTACCTGCTGCAATATGACGACGCCGTCATTGATCCCGAAGCCTTGATCGCGGCTGTGACCGGCGTCGGTTACGGAGCGTCTCTCGTCGCCGGGGGCGGATCGTGA
- a CDS encoding xanthine dehydrogenase family protein molybdopterin-binding subunit gives MNEMSPGTRDFKIIGTRVKRPDGVDKVTGRAQYGADLTVPGMLIGATLRSPHAHARIRGIDTSKAMALPGVKAIVTHADFAEIEDEGVRDVAINCLAKDKALYHGHAVAAVAAKDAQTARAALDLIEVDYEKLPHVTDVDEAMKPGAPVVQEGRQQENVTGDWSQNVTSYCEFGHGDPEAGFAKADHVIERSFKTAATHQGYIEPHACLASMTSDGKGDLWCCTQGQYFVRTLCAGILGMEASQLRVTASEIGGGFGGKTTCFIEPVALALSRKAGRPVKLVMSRDDVFRATGPTCSSSIDVKIGMTKDGRITAGTANLRYQGGAFPCETVSMGAQAAFAAYDLEHVRTQGWNALTNRPKEAAYRAPGAPMAVYAVESVVDELTQHFELDPLEVRLLNAADKGTKSSYGVTFEAIGLKATLEAAKAHPHYSAPLGENQGRGVSCGFWFNFGGNTCVSLNINEDGTVGITEGNPDIGGSRASISMMAAEELGVPYDRVRTIVADTSSLGYNDVTDGSRVTFAVGLATIEAARDAIRKMCSRVAKIWDIDAEAVVWKDGAAHPSGPNAGDFDPMSLAEIAALSSETGGPIAGHYEVNADGAGVSFGVHLADVEVDPETGATKVLRYTAFQDAGKAIHPDYVEGQMQGGSVQGIGWALNEEYIYDDEGHLLNAGFLDYRIPVASDLPPIDTQILEIPNPGHPYGVRGVGETSIVPPLAALSNAVSRAAGVRLHELPMSPPKVLKAIMARG, from the coding sequence ATGAACGAGATGTCGCCAGGAACCCGTGATTTCAAGATCATCGGCACGCGCGTCAAGCGCCCCGATGGCGTCGACAAGGTGACGGGCCGCGCCCAGTATGGCGCCGACCTCACCGTCCCCGGCATGCTCATCGGCGCGACCCTGCGCAGCCCGCATGCCCATGCCCGGATCAGGGGGATCGACACGTCGAAGGCCATGGCGCTTCCGGGCGTCAAGGCCATCGTCACCCATGCCGATTTCGCCGAGATCGAGGACGAGGGCGTGCGCGACGTGGCGATCAACTGCCTCGCGAAGGACAAGGCGCTCTACCACGGCCACGCCGTCGCCGCCGTCGCCGCCAAGGACGCGCAGACGGCCCGCGCCGCGCTCGATCTCATCGAGGTGGATTACGAGAAGCTGCCCCATGTCACCGACGTGGACGAGGCCATGAAACCCGGCGCCCCCGTGGTGCAGGAAGGCCGCCAGCAGGAAAACGTGACCGGCGACTGGTCGCAGAACGTGACGAGCTACTGCGAATTCGGCCACGGCGATCCCGAGGCGGGGTTCGCCAAGGCCGATCACGTCATCGAACGCAGCTTCAAGACCGCCGCCACCCACCAGGGCTATATCGAGCCCCACGCCTGCCTCGCCTCGATGACCTCGGACGGCAAGGGCGACCTCTGGTGCTGCACGCAGGGGCAGTATTTCGTCCGCACGCTCTGCGCCGGCATCCTCGGGATGGAGGCGAGCCAGCTGCGCGTCACCGCGTCCGAGATCGGCGGCGGCTTCGGCGGCAAGACCACCTGCTTCATCGAACCCGTCGCGCTGGCGCTCTCGCGCAAGGCGGGCCGCCCGGTGAAACTGGTGATGAGCCGCGATGACGTCTTCCGCGCCACCGGCCCCACCTGCTCCTCCTCGATCGACGTCAAGATCGGGATGACGAAGGACGGCCGCATCACCGCGGGCACCGCGAACCTCCGCTACCAGGGCGGCGCCTTCCCGTGCGAGACCGTGTCGATGGGCGCCCAGGCGGCCTTCGCGGCCTACGACCTCGAGCATGTGCGCACCCAGGGCTGGAACGCGCTCACCAACCGCCCCAAGGAAGCCGCCTACCGCGCCCCCGGCGCGCCCATGGCGGTCTACGCGGTGGAAAGCGTCGTCGATGAACTGACCCAGCATTTCGAGCTCGACCCGCTCGAGGTGCGGCTTCTCAACGCCGCCGACAAGGGCACGAAATCCTCCTACGGCGTCACCTTCGAGGCGATCGGCCTCAAGGCCACGCTCGAGGCGGCAAAGGCCCATCCGCACTACTCCGCCCCGCTGGGCGAGAACCAGGGCCGCGGCGTCTCCTGCGGGTTCTGGTTCAACTTCGGCGGCAACACCTGCGTCTCGCTCAACATCAACGAGGACGGCACCGTCGGCATCACCGAGGGCAACCCCGATATCGGCGGCAGCCGCGCGTCCATCTCGATGATGGCCGCCGAGGAACTGGGCGTGCCTTACGATCGGGTCCGCACCATCGTCGCCGACACCTCGTCGCTGGGCTACAACGACGTGACCGACGGCTCCCGCGTGACCTTCGCCGTGGGGCTTGCCACCATCGAGGCCGCGCGCGACGCCATCCGCAAGATGTGCAGCCGCGTCGCCAAGATCTGGGACATCGACGCCGAGGCCGTCGTCTGGAAGGACGGCGCGGCGCATCCGTCAGGCCCCAACGCGGGCGATTTCGACCCGATGAGCCTGGCCGAGATCGCGGCGCTTTCCTCCGAGACGGGCGGCCCCATCGCCGGCCATTACGAGGTCAATGCCGACGGCGCGGGCGTGTCCTTCGGCGTCCACCTCGCCGATGTGGAAGTGGACCCCGAGACCGGCGCCACCAAGGTGCTGCGCTACACCGCCTTCCAGGATGCCGGCAAGGCCATCCACCCCGACTATGTCGAGGGGCAGATGCAGGGCGGCTCGGTGCAGGGCATCGGCTGGGCCCTCAACGAGGAATACATCTACGACGACGAGGGGCACCTGCTGAATGCGGGCTTCCTCGACTACCGTATTCCCGTGGCCTCCGACCTGCCGCCCATCGACACGCAGATCCTCGAGATCCCGAACCCGGGCCATCCCTACGGCGTGCGCGGCGTGGGCGAGACCTCGATCGTGCCGCCCCTCGCGGCGCTGTCGAACGCGGTCAGCCGCGCGGCGGGCGTCCGGCTTCACGAACTGCCGATGTCGCCGCCCAAGGTGCTCAAGGCGATCATGGCCAGGGGATAG
- a CDS encoding NAD(P)/FAD-dependent oxidoreductase — translation MTETLDLIVIGAGMAGINAAKKCSKAGWSVAIVDELPYGGTCALRGCDPKKMLRAGAEAVEAARRLKGKGVTGQTQIDWPALMKHKESFTDPVPENMESGLKEAGVQTLHGRARFTAEDRIGIEGHGEIGFRHALIATGAKPRVLEFSGVEKLIDSTDFLNLAELPRRIVFVGGGYISFEFAHIAARAGAEVTILDRGARQLKMFDPDLVDMLIERSRAVGIEIVAEAAIEQAEDKDGAHRVVYRRGDENHAIEADLLVHGAGRVPAIDHLDLAAGGIETERGGVKVTPWLQSQSNRRIFAAGDAAASPGKPLTPVAVFEGKIAASNMLKDKRTEPDYTGVPSVVFTIPELARVGLLEEEARERGEVDVSFTDTSGWFSQKRLGESHAGAKVITGKDGKVLGAHMFGPDYAELINVFSLAIKLGLTAAQVKSMPAAYPTGASDIGSMF, via the coding sequence ATGACCGAAACACTCGACCTGATCGTCATTGGTGCCGGCATGGCCGGGATCAACGCTGCGAAGAAATGCAGCAAGGCCGGCTGGTCGGTCGCCATTGTCGATGAACTGCCTTACGGCGGCACCTGCGCGCTCAGGGGTTGCGATCCGAAGAAGATGTTGCGTGCCGGTGCCGAAGCGGTCGAGGCCGCTCGGCGGCTCAAAGGCAAGGGCGTCACGGGCCAGACCCAGATCGACTGGCCCGCGCTGATGAAGCACAAGGAAAGCTTCACCGACCCGGTGCCCGAGAACATGGAAAGCGGGCTGAAGGAGGCCGGGGTGCAAACGCTGCATGGCCGCGCGCGCTTCACCGCTGAAGACCGGATCGGGATCGAAGGTCATGGCGAGATCGGCTTCCGCCACGCGCTTATCGCCACGGGGGCTAAGCCGCGGGTGCTGGAGTTCTCCGGCGTCGAAAAACTGATCGACAGCACCGACTTTCTGAACCTCGCCGAGTTGCCCCGCCGGATCGTCTTCGTCGGCGGCGGCTACATCTCATTCGAGTTCGCCCATATCGCGGCGCGGGCGGGGGCGGAGGTGACGATCCTCGACCGTGGCGCGCGGCAGCTGAAGATGTTCGACCCCGATCTTGTCGACATGCTGATCGAGCGCAGCCGCGCGGTAGGGATCGAGATCGTGGCCGAGGCGGCGATCGAGCAGGCCGAGGATAAGGATGGTGCGCACCGCGTGGTCTACCGGAGGGGGGACGAGAACCATGCCATCGAGGCCGACCTCCTTGTCCACGGCGCAGGAAGGGTGCCCGCCATCGACCACCTCGACCTCGCCGCCGGAGGCATCGAGACTGAGCGCGGCGGCGTGAAGGTCACCCCTTGGCTCCAATCGCAGTCGAACCGACGCATCTTCGCGGCTGGCGACGCCGCCGCTTCCCCCGGCAAGCCGTTAACCCCCGTGGCGGTCTTCGAGGGCAAGATCGCAGCCTCGAACATGCTGAAGGACAAGCGGACCGAGCCCGACTACACCGGCGTGCCGAGCGTCGTGTTTACCATCCCCGAGTTGGCCCGGGTTGGTCTCCTCGAGGAGGAGGCGCGAGAAAGGGGCGAAGTCGATGTCAGCTTTACCGACACCTCGGGCTGGTTCTCGCAGAAGCGGCTTGGCGAAAGCCATGCGGGCGCGAAGGTCATTACCGGCAAGGATGGCAAGGTGCTCGGCGCGCACATGTTCGGCCCAGACTACGCCGAGCTGATCAATGTCTTCTCATTGGCGATCAAGTTGGGGCTGACGGCGGCACAGGTGAAGTCGATGCCCGCGGCCTATCCGACGGGAGCCTCCGATATCGGCTCGATGTTCTGA
- the merA gene encoding mercury(II) reductase: MRDCCTPKGGAYDLAVIGAGSAGFSAAITAAEAGARVALIGNGTIGGTCVNVGCVPSKALIRAVESLHHARAASRFDGIGAEARVTDWAATVAQKQALVEELRAAKYADVLPQHENIDYIEGRARFNGEGQLAVDGTAFPATKIVIATGSRPHVPAIPGIEAVDALDSTSALEMDELPASMLVLGAGYIGVELAQLFARAGVEVTLISRRGVLPEAEPEVSDALEGYLSEEGIRLARVSGYESVARDGGSVRLTGKGGESFDAERLLLATGRVPNSDRLNLGAAGIETDPRGGIVVDAHMRTVNPKVWAAGDVTGRDQFVYMAAYGAKLAARNAVAGEARSYDNATMPWVVFSDPQVAGVGSSEAKARAAGHEVVTSVLPLNAVPRALAARDTRGLIKLVAEAGSKQLLGAQILAPEGADSIQTAAMALKAGLTYEELGDTIMPYLTTVEGLKLAAQTFEKDVAALSCCAG, encoded by the coding sequence ATGAGAGATTGCTGCACCCCCAAGGGCGGCGCCTACGACCTCGCCGTGATCGGCGCCGGATCGGCGGGATTCTCGGCCGCGATCACCGCCGCCGAAGCCGGGGCGCGGGTCGCCTTGATCGGCAACGGAACCATCGGCGGCACATGCGTCAACGTGGGCTGCGTGCCTTCTAAGGCGTTGATCCGCGCGGTGGAAAGCTTGCATCACGCCCGCGCCGCGAGCCGCTTCGACGGCATCGGAGCCGAGGCCCGCGTGACCGATTGGGCCGCGACAGTGGCGCAGAAACAGGCGCTGGTGGAGGAGTTGCGCGCTGCGAAATATGCCGACGTTCTGCCGCAGCACGAGAACATCGACTACATAGAGGGCCGCGCCCGCTTCAACGGCGAGGGCCAACTCGCTGTCGACGGCACGGCCTTTCCAGCAACGAAGATCGTCATTGCGACCGGTTCCCGTCCACATGTGCCAGCGATCCCGGGTATCGAGGCGGTCGACGCGCTCGACAGCACCTCGGCACTGGAGATGGACGAACTGCCAGCCTCGATGCTGGTTCTTGGCGCGGGCTATATCGGGGTGGAACTGGCGCAGCTCTTTGCTCGTGCGGGTGTCGAAGTGACGCTGATCAGCCGCCGCGGCGTGCTGCCGGAAGCCGAACCCGAGGTCTCCGATGCTTTGGAGGGTTACCTGTCCGAGGAAGGTATCCGCCTGGCGCGGGTCAGTGGCTACGAGAGCGTGGCGCGCGACGGCGGCAGTGTCCGCCTGACCGGAAAGGGCGGAGAGAGCTTCGACGCCGAACGGCTGCTGCTCGCTACCGGCCGGGTGCCCAACAGCGATCGCTTGAACCTCGGCGCCGCCGGGATCGAAACTGACCCGCGGGGCGGGATCGTCGTCGACGCGCATATGCGCACCGTCAACCCGAAGGTCTGGGCCGCGGGCGACGTCACCGGGCGAGACCAATTCGTCTACATGGCGGCCTATGGCGCAAAACTCGCCGCGCGGAATGCGGTGGCGGGCGAGGCGCGCAGCTACGACAACGCCACGATGCCCTGGGTGGTCTTCTCCGACCCGCAGGTGGCGGGTGTGGGCTCGAGCGAAGCAAAGGCACGGGCTGCCGGGCACGAGGTCGTGACCTCGGTTCTGCCGCTCAACGCTGTGCCGCGCGCGCTCGCCGCCCGTGACACGCGTGGGCTGATCAAGCTGGTGGCAGAAGCGGGCAGTAAACAGCTCTTGGGCGCGCAGATCCTCGCCCCCGAGGGGGCTGACAGTATCCAGACGGCGGCGATGGCGCTGAAGGCGGGGCTCACTTACGAGGAGTTGGGCGATACGATCATGCCTTATCTAACGACCGTCGAGGGGTTGAAACTCGCCGCTCAGACTTTCGAGAAGGACGTGGCCGCGCTCAGCTGCTGCGCAGGGTGA
- a CDS encoding xanthine dehydrogenase family protein subunit M — MHFVSPQSLDEAARHLAEGGGKARILAGGTDLLVQMKSGMISPETVIDIKRIPGMRDITAEDGGFRVGAGVPGQQLNEHEGVKALWPGVVEACDLIGSTQIQGRCTMVGNLCNGSPAADSVPAMAAANAVARVVGPKGERDVPVAELPQGPGKLALEDGEFVASVFLPARPGRAADAYLRFTPRTEMDIAVASAAVSLELAQDGTISDARVVLGAVGPKINVVDAAAKAIIGTTLDDAALDKMAAACRDAAQPIDDKRGTVEFRTQVAGVLASRAARIAKDRAEKKAGDRS; from the coding sequence ATGCACTTCGTGTCACCGCAATCCTTGGACGAGGCCGCGCGCCACCTGGCGGAGGGGGGCGGCAAGGCCCGCATCCTCGCCGGCGGCACCGACCTTCTCGTGCAGATGAAATCGGGCATGATCTCGCCCGAGACCGTCATCGACATCAAGCGTATCCCCGGCATGCGCGACATCACCGCGGAAGACGGCGGCTTTCGCGTGGGGGCCGGCGTGCCCGGCCAGCAACTCAACGAACACGAAGGCGTCAAGGCGCTCTGGCCCGGCGTGGTCGAGGCGTGCGACCTGATCGGCTCGACCCAGATCCAGGGGCGCTGCACCATGGTCGGCAATCTCTGCAACGGCTCACCCGCCGCCGACAGCGTGCCCGCCATGGCCGCCGCAAATGCCGTGGCCCGCGTGGTCGGACCGAAGGGCGAGCGCGACGTGCCCGTGGCCGAACTGCCGCAAGGCCCCGGCAAGCTCGCGCTCGAGGATGGCGAGTTCGTGGCCTCGGTGTTCCTGCCCGCGCGGCCCGGCCGCGCCGCGGACGCCTACCTGCGCTTTACGCCGCGCACCGAGATGGACATCGCCGTCGCCTCTGCCGCGGTCTCGCTCGAACTGGCCCAGGATGGCACGATCTCCGACGCGCGCGTCGTGCTGGGCGCGGTCGGACCCAAGATCAACGTGGTGGACGCCGCCGCGAAGGCGATCATCGGCACCACGCTCGACGACGCCGCGCTGGACAAGATGGCCGCTGCCTGCCGCGACGCCGCCCAACCCATCGACGACAAGCGCGGCACCGTCGAATTCCGAACCCAGGTGGCGGGTGTGCTGGCCTCCCGCGCCGCCCGCATCGCCAAGGACCGCGCCGAGAAGAAGGCAGGAGACCGCTCATGA
- a CDS encoding (2Fe-2S)-binding protein has product MTKIHVTTTVNGDEMDFVCPPEESLLDALRGRLGLSGSKEGCGTGDCGACTVRMDGRLVCSCLVLAPEAEGAEIETIEGMATGDTLHTLQSAFIEHAALQCGICTPGILVAAKDLLERNPDPTETEIRYWLAGNLCRCTGYDKIIKAVQIAAADLREKPHERDVARNP; this is encoded by the coding sequence ATGACCAAGATACACGTCACCACCACCGTCAACGGCGACGAGATGGATTTCGTCTGCCCGCCCGAGGAATCGCTGCTCGACGCGCTGCGCGGGCGGCTGGGGCTCTCGGGCTCCAAGGAAGGCTGCGGCACCGGCGATTGCGGCGCCTGCACCGTGCGCATGGATGGCCGCCTGGTCTGTTCCTGCCTCGTCCTCGCCCCCGAGGCCGAGGGCGCCGAGATCGAAACGATCGAGGGCATGGCCACGGGCGACACGCTGCACACGCTGCAAAGCGCCTTCATCGAGCACGCCGCCCTGCAATGCGGCATCTGCACGCCCGGCATCCTCGTCGCGGCCAAGGACCTGCTCGAACGCAATCCCGACCCGACCGAGACCGAAATCCGCTACTGGCTCGCCGGCAATCTCTGCCGCTGCACGGGCTATGACAAGATCATCAAGGCGGTCCAGATCGCCGCCGCAGACCTCAGGGAGAAGCCGCATGAACGAGATGTCGCCAGGAACCCGTGA
- the mgtE gene encoding magnesium transporter yields MNGFANGSHESAPGAGATPGEIAAFLTTAPAMDVATWLDLRARADAWSYLRRLDAARRGAVFSNMSESRQDEIAQALGTDELAGLVAEMDADDRVDLFNRLPDDLQARLRDALDPAIREDILRLSVHDDETAGALMTSDYAVLGRDMTAGEALDALRREAADAETIYRSYVLDEAGRLVGAIRLHELILAAGETPITELMEPAPVSVRPETDREDVARMIAHYDILALPVIDAEGRLVGIVTHDDAADAMQAETTEDFQKISTVLPFSQSLRDASVRVLYSRRIVWLALLVVGNLFSGAGIAYFEETILAYVSLVFFLPLLIDSSGNAGSQSATLMVRALATGDVRPGDWGALILREAVVAAALGATMAAVVFPLGRCAAGRRWRRWSA; encoded by the coding sequence ATGAACGGGTTTGCGAACGGAAGCCACGAAAGCGCGCCCGGCGCGGGGGCCACGCCGGGCGAGATCGCCGCGTTTCTCACCACGGCCCCGGCGATGGACGTGGCGACGTGGCTCGACCTGCGGGCGCGGGCGGACGCGTGGTCCTACCTGCGCCGGCTCGACGCGGCGCGGCGCGGCGCGGTCTTTTCCAACATGTCCGAGAGCAGGCAGGACGAGATCGCCCAGGCCCTCGGCACGGACGAGCTGGCCGGGCTGGTGGCCGAGATGGACGCGGATGACCGGGTGGACCTGTTCAACCGGTTGCCCGACGACCTCCAGGCACGGCTGAGGGATGCGCTCGATCCCGCGATCCGCGAGGACATCCTGCGCCTGTCGGTCCACGACGACGAGACCGCCGGGGCGCTGATGACCTCGGACTACGCCGTGCTTGGCCGGGACATGACGGCGGGCGAGGCGCTGGATGCGCTCCGCCGCGAGGCGGCGGATGCGGAGACGATCTATCGCTCCTACGTGCTCGATGAGGCGGGGCGCCTCGTGGGGGCGATCCGGTTGCACGAGCTCATCCTCGCCGCCGGGGAAACGCCGATCACCGAGCTGATGGAGCCCGCGCCCGTCTCGGTCAGGCCCGAGACCGACCGCGAGGACGTGGCGCGGATGATCGCGCATTACGATATCCTCGCGCTGCCGGTGATCGACGCGGAGGGCCGTCTCGTGGGGATCGTCACCCATGACGACGCGGCGGACGCGATGCAGGCCGAGACGACCGAGGATTTCCAGAAGATCTCGACCGTGCTGCCGTTCTCGCAGAGCCTGAGGGACGCGAGCGTGCGCGTGCTCTATTCGCGGCGCATCGTGTGGCTGGCGCTGCTGGTGGTCGGCAACCTCTTTTCCGGGGCGGGGATCGCCTATTTCGAGGAGACGATCCTCGCCTATGTCTCGCTCGTCTTTTTCCTGCCGCTCCTGATCGACAGCAGCGGCAACGCGGGATCGCAATCCGCGACGCTGATGGTGCGGGCGCTGGCGACGGGCGACGTGCGGCCGGGTGACTGGGGCGCGCTCATCCTGCGCGAGGCGGTGGTCGCGGCCGCGCTCGGCGCGACGATGGCGGCGGTGGTCTTTCCGCTCGGGCGGTGCGCGGCGGGCCGGAGGTGGCGGCGGTGGTCGGCGTGA
- a CDS encoding mercuric transporter MerT family protein, with protein MSEMTETERQAGDQPDRAGWAATGAGVLGALAMTSCCILPLVLVSLGVTGVFIGQLTALYAYKWVTFSLAAAALGYGFWKAYRPMSTVECGTGACARPVDRGVMRTLLWSALAVVLLALVFPHVAPRILTF; from the coding sequence ATGAGCGAGATGACTGAGACCGAGCGACAGGCCGGAGACCAACCGGACAGGGCTGGATGGGCCGCCACGGGCGCAGGTGTGCTTGGCGCATTGGCAATGACCTCCTGTTGCATCCTGCCGCTGGTGCTTGTCAGCCTCGGCGTCACCGGCGTGTTCATCGGCCAGCTCACGGCGCTTTACGCCTACAAATGGGTCACCTTCTCCCTCGCTGCCGCCGCACTCGGCTACGGCTTCTGGAAGGCCTATCGCCCGATGTCCACAGTCGAATGCGGCACTGGTGCCTGCGCCCGTCCGGTGGACCGCGGGGTGATGCGGACGCTTCTTTGGAGCGCATTGGCCGTCGTGCTGCTGGCCTTGGTCTTCCCCCACGTCGCCCCGCGCATTTTGACCTTCTGA
- a CDS encoding MoaD/ThiS family protein, whose product MVQVQLWGSLRDAAEGEETVEVEARNFKQLLDRLSERYPGLKPQIERGVSLALDGRIYREAWFTEIGPDSEVVLMPYMKGG is encoded by the coding sequence ATGGTTCAGGTCCAGCTCTGGGGCAGCCTCCGCGACGCCGCCGAAGGGGAGGAGACCGTCGAGGTCGAGGCGCGCAACTTCAAGCAGCTCCTCGACCGCCTCTCCGAACGCTACCCCGGCCTCAAACCCCAGATCGAGCGCGGCGTCTCCCTCGCGCTCGACGGCCGCATCTACCGCGAGGCATGGTTCACCGAGATCGGCCCCGACAGCGAGGTCGTCCTCATGCCCTACATGAAGGGCGGGTGA
- a CDS encoding magnesium transporter: MFVVVMAGSLVGMSLPFLLQRLKLDPATASGPLVTTVSDALGVVVYFSIATWILGI, translated from the coding sequence ATGTTCGTCGTGGTGATGGCGGGCAGCCTCGTGGGGATGTCGCTGCCCTTCCTGCTTCAGCGCCTGAAGCTCGACCCGGCGACGGCGAGCGGGCCGCTGGTGACGACGGTGTCGGACGCGCTGGGCGTGGTGGTCTACTTCTCGATCGCGACGTGGATCCTGGGCATCTGA
- a CDS encoding ABC transporter substrate-binding protein, whose amino-acid sequence MKRTLTCVAALCVAGTAHAAEMGAVDEPIRLAVNEWTGQHVTTHIAGSMLEEAGYEVEYVTAGYMNMYQAMSDGELHAAVEIWSSNVSDDYAKQVEAGGITEIGELGLDAKEGLAYPAHVEEICPGLPDWQALKDCAQAFATAETLPQGRLVDYPADWGTPGAERLTGFDLPFKAVPAGSEGALIAELRASTERKSPLLITFWQPHWAMSKYDMKFVDVPDGNEECFTDPAWGPNPDATHDCGFAPTRVFKATWSGFDEKWPAAAEILENFTLDVADQQPLMGKVDVDGEPVEEVVDAWMAENEEKWKPIVEAAVN is encoded by the coding sequence ATGAAAAGAACCTTGACCTGTGTGGCGGCGCTTTGCGTTGCGGGCACGGCACATGCCGCCGAGATGGGTGCGGTGGATGAACCCATCAGGCTGGCCGTCAACGAATGGACGGGCCAGCATGTCACCACGCATATCGCGGGCTCCATGCTCGAGGAAGCGGGATACGAGGTGGAATACGTCACCGCGGGCTACATGAACATGTACCAGGCCATGTCGGACGGCGAGCTTCACGCCGCGGTCGAGATCTGGTCGTCGAACGTGAGCGACGACTATGCGAAGCAGGTCGAGGCGGGTGGCATCACCGAGATCGGCGAACTGGGCCTCGATGCCAAGGAAGGCCTGGCCTATCCCGCGCATGTGGAGGAGATCTGCCCCGGTCTGCCGGACTGGCAGGCGCTAAAGGACTGCGCGCAGGCCTTCGCCACCGCCGAGACGCTGCCGCAGGGCCGGCTCGTCGATTATCCCGCCGACTGGGGCACGCCGGGGGCCGAGCGCCTGACGGGCTTCGACCTGCCGTTCAAGGCGGTTCCGGCGGGATCGGAAGGCGCGCTCATCGCCGAGCTGCGTGCCTCGACCGAGCGCAAGAGCCCGCTTCTCATCACCTTCTGGCAGCCGCATTGGGCCATGTCGAAATACGACATGAAGTTCGTGGACGTGCCGGACGGGAACGAGGAATGTTTCACCGATCCGGCCTGGGGGCCGAACCCCGACGCCACGCATGATTGCGGCTTTGCGCCCACGCGCGTCTTCAAGGCGACGTGGTCGGGCTTTGACGAGAAATGGCCGGCGGCGGCGGAAATCCTCGAGAACTTCACGCTCGACGTGGCCGATCAGCAGCCGCTGATGGGCAAGGTGGACGTCGATGGCGAGCCCGTCGAAGAGGTCGTCGACGCGTGGATGGCCGAGAACGAGGAGAAGTGGAAGCCGATCGTCGAGGCGGCGGTGAACTGA
- a CDS encoding helix-turn-helix domain-containing protein: MSDDHAIASELKRSDLARLTGCNLETIRYYENVGLMPDPPRTESGHRRYGAPHVERLNFVMRARDLGFTMEEIRGLLSLVDRGSHTCAEVERMGRHHLDVVRAKIRDLQTIEAILAGTIARCTGTDTPDCPLLDVLSEGQAVPERVVRASE, from the coding sequence ATGTCCGACGATCACGCCATCGCGAGCGAGCTGAAGCGCTCCGACCTTGCGCGCCTGACCGGCTGCAATCTCGAGACGATCCGCTACTACGAGAACGTGGGCCTGATGCCCGATCCGCCGCGCACGGAGTCGGGCCATCGCCGCTACGGCGCACCTCATGTGGAACGGCTGAACTTCGTAATGCGCGCCCGGGATCTTGGCTTCACCATGGAGGAGATCCGCGGCCTGCTGTCCCTCGTCGATCGCGGTAGCCATACCTGCGCCGAGGTCGAACGAATGGGACGTCACCACCTCGACGTGGTCCGCGCGAAGATCCGCGACCTCCAGACGATCGAAGCCATTCTCGCCGGAACGATCGCACGCTGCACCGGCACCGACACCCCTGACTGCCCGTTGCTCGATGTTCTCAGCGAGGGCCAGGCCGTTCCAGAACGGGTAGTGAGGGCGTCCGAATAG
- the merF gene encoding mercury resistance system transport protein MerF, translated as MTQPQTPSGKNDRLLKYGLIGTVIAALCCFTPILVILLGAVGLSAVLGWLDFVLLPALALFLGITLYALWRRQRIN; from the coding sequence GTGACCCAACCCCAGACACCCTCGGGCAAAAACGACCGCCTTCTGAAATACGGGCTGATCGGCACTGTCATCGCGGCGCTGTGCTGCTTCACGCCGATCCTCGTGATCCTGCTGGGCGCGGTCGGGCTGTCGGCCGTGCTTGGCTGGCTCGACTTCGTGCTCCTGCCTGCGCTTGCGCTGTTCCTCGGCATCACCCTCTACGCGCTTTGGCGGCGCCAACGCATCAACTGA